One window of the Populus nigra chromosome 4, ddPopNigr1.1, whole genome shotgun sequence genome contains the following:
- the LOC133690900 gene encoding small nuclear ribonucleoprotein SmD3b-like — MSRSLGIPVKLLHEASGHIVTVELKSGELYRGSMVECEDNWNCQLESITYTAKDGKVSQLEHVFIRGSKVRFMVIPDMLKNAPMFKRLDARIKGKSASLGVGRGRSVAMRSKAQATGRGAAPGRGVVPPVRR; from the exons ATGAGCAGAAGCTTAGGGATTCCGGTGAAGCTACTACACGAGGCTTCCGGTCACATAGTGACGGTGGAGCTGAAGAGCGGAGAGCTTTATAGAGGAAGCATGGTAGAGTGCGAGGATAACTGGAATTGCCAGCTCGAGAGCATCACTTACACTGCTAAG GATGGGAAGGTCTCACAGCTTGAGCATGTTTTCATTCGTGGCAGTAAAGTCAG ATTCATGGTCATACCTGATATGCTAAAGAATGCACCCATGTTCAAGCGTTTGGATGCTAGAATCAAG GGTAAGAGTGCATCGCTAGGTGTTGGCAGGGGAAGATCTGTTGCAATGCGGTCCAAA GCTCAAGCTACTGGTCGTGGAGCAGCCCCTGGCAGAGGCGTTGTACCACCTGTCAGGAGGTAA